One genomic region from Cataglyphis hispanica isolate Lineage 1 chromosome 11, ULB_Chis1_1.0, whole genome shotgun sequence encodes:
- the LOC126852874 gene encoding ADP-ribosylation factor-like protein 5B isoform X2 encodes MVGLDNAGKTTILYQFLMNEVVHTSPTIGSNVEEVVWKNIHFIMWDLGGQQSLRAAWSTYYTNTEFIIMVIDSTDRERLGVIREELYSMLNHEELSKANVLVYANKQDLKGSMTAVEISRQLDLTSIKKHQWHIQSCCALTGEGLYQGLEWIVGRLKKT; translated from the exons ATGGTCGGTCTAGACAATGCTGGAAAGACAACTATATTGTACCAATTCCTAATGAACGAAGTTGTTCATACTTCTCCAACTATTGGATCTAACGTGGAGGAAGTAGTGTGgaagaatatacattttattatgtgGGATTTGGGTGGCCAGCAAAGTCTGAGGGCTGCCTGGTCCACTTACTACACAAACACTGAGTTTATCATTATGGTCATAGACAGTACAGACCGAGAACGACTTGGTGTAATTAGAGAAGAGTTGTATTCGATGTTGAATCACGAGGAATTGAGCAAGGCCAATGTTCTGGTGTATGCCAACAAGCAAGACTTGAAGGGCAGCATGACCGCGGTCGAGATTTCGAGACAATTGGATCTGACATCTATCAAAAAGCATCAGTGGCATATACAAAGTTGTTGCGCTCTCACAGGAGAGGG attATACCAGGGACTGGAGTGGATTGTTGGACGCTTGAAAAAGACATGA
- the LOC126852870 gene encoding 6-phosphogluconate dehydrogenase, decarboxylating, with protein MSTPIADIALIGLAVMGQNLILNMNDHGFVVCAYNRTTDKVKSFLENEAKGTKVIGAYSLKEMVDTLKSPRRVMLLVKAGAAVDAFIEQLIPLLSPGDIIIDGGNSEYQDTERRTKDLEQKGILFVGSGVSGGEDGARYGPSLMPGGNPKAWLHIKSIFQSIAAKVNGEPCCDWVGETGAGHFVKMVHNGIEYGDMQIICEAYHIMRTALQLTQEEMSATFDEWNKSELNSFLIEITRDILKYKDENGYLLERIRDTAGQKGTGKWTAIAALDYGVPVTLIGESVFARCLSALKDERVEASKILTDSTLVYKGNKKEFLEHLRKALYVAKIISYAQGFMLLREAAKVHNWNLNYGGIALMWRGGCIIRSAFLGNIKLAYDKNPKLSNLLLDDFFTKAVSECHQSARLVVSTSVTLGIPTPALSSALAFYDGFRMARLPANLLQAQRDYFGAHTYELLGEEGKFVHTNWTGHGGKVSASTYDA; from the exons ATGAGTACTCC aatagcAGATATTGCCCTCATTGGCTTAGCAGTGATGggacaaaatttaattctgaatatgAATGATCATGGATTTGTTGTATGTGCATACAATCGTACCACTGACAAAGTCAAGTCTTTCCTCGAGAATGAAGCCAAGGGCACAAAAGTTATCGGTGCTTATAGTTTGAAGGAAATGGTCGATACTTTGAAGAGCCCAAGGAGAGTAATGTTGTTAGTCAAAG CTGGAGCAGCTGTTGATGCCTTCATTGAACAATTAATACCTCTCCTTTCTCCTGGTGACATTATTATCGATGGTGGTAATTCTGAATATCAGGATACTGAGAGACGTACCAAAGACCTAGAACAGAAAGGGATTCTTTTTGTGGGTAGTGGGGTCAGTGGAGGTGAGGATGGTGCCAGATACGGACCATCCTTGATGCCTGGTGGCAATCCTAAAGCATGGCTGCACATTAAATCTATCTTTCAG tcaatAGCCGCGAAAGTTAATGGAGAACCGTGTTGCGATTGGGTCGGTGAAACCGGCGCGGGACATTTTGTCAAGATGGTGCACAACGGCATCGAATACGGCGACATGCAGATCATTTGCGAGGCGTATCACATAATGCGAACAGCTTTACAGCTCACGCAGGAAGAAATGAGCGCAACGTTCGATGAGTGGAACAAGAGTGAACTGAACTCGTTCTTAATCGAAATCACGCGCGATATACTAAAGTACAAGGACGAGAATGGCTATTTGCTTGAGCGTATCAGGGACACCGCCGGTCAGAAAGGCACCGGCAAATGGACGGCGATCGCCGCTCTGGATTACGGCGTGCCGGTCACGCTAATCGGAGAATCAGTGTTCGCCAGATGCCTGTCCGCGTTAAAGGACGAACGCGTAGAGGCGAGCAAAATATTAACGGATTCGACTCTAGTGTATAAAGGCAACAAGAAAGAGTTCCTCGAGCATTTAAGAAAAGCTCTATACGTTGCGAAAATTATCTCGTACGCACAAGGCTTTATGCTGCTAAGAGAGGCCGCCAAGGTCCATAATTGGAATTTGAACTACGGCGGAATAGCATTGATGTGGCGCGGTGGATGTATCATAAGAAG TGCATTTCTGGGAAACATAAAATTGGCTTACGACAAAAATCCGAAATTATCCAATTTATTGCTGGATGATTTCTTCACTAAAGCAGTGAGTGAGTGCCATCAAAGTGCCAGGCTAGTGGTGAGCACCTCCGTGACACTGGGCATACCGACTCCTGCTCTGTCATCGGCTTTGGCCTTCTACGATGGGTTCAGAATGGCTCGACTGCCGGCGAACTTATTACAGGCGCAACGAGATTACTTCGGTGCCCATACGTACGAATTGCTCGGCGAGGAAGGAAAGTTTGTTCATACAAACTGGACCGGACACGGTGGAAAAGTATCCGCCTCGACATACGACGCGTAA
- the LOC126852874 gene encoding ADP-ribosylation factor-like protein 5B isoform X1: MGLLFAKLWSFFGNEEHKIVMVGLDNAGKTTILYQFLMNEVVHTSPTIGSNVEEVVWKNIHFIMWDLGGQQSLRAAWSTYYTNTEFIIMVIDSTDRERLGVIREELYSMLNHEELSKANVLVYANKQDLKGSMTAVEISRQLDLTSIKKHQWHIQSCCALTGEGLYQGLEWIVGRLKKT; this comes from the exons ATGGGACTGCTGTTTGCCAAGCTGTGGAGCTTCTTCGGTAACGAAG AGCATAAGATAGTTATGGTCGGTCTAGACAATGCTGGAAAGACAACTATATTGTACCAATTCCTAATGAACGAAGTTGTTCATACTTCTCCAACTATTGGATCTAACGTGGAGGAAGTAGTGTGgaagaatatacattttattatgtgGGATTTGGGTGGCCAGCAAAGTCTGAGGGCTGCCTGGTCCACTTACTACACAAACACTGAGTTTATCATTATGGTCATAGACAGTACAGACCGAGAACGACTTGGTGTAATTAGAGAAGAGTTGTATTCGATGTTGAATCACGAGGAATTGAGCAAGGCCAATGTTCTGGTGTATGCCAACAAGCAAGACTTGAAGGGCAGCATGACCGCGGTCGAGATTTCGAGACAATTGGATCTGACATCTATCAAAAAGCATCAGTGGCATATACAAAGTTGTTGCGCTCTCACAGGAGAGGG attATACCAGGGACTGGAGTGGATTGTTGGACGCTTGAAAAAGACATGA